The DNA segment TTGGGGCAAATGGCAACGCAGCCGGGCAGTTCCCCTTTTTTTATGAGAGGGTGGCACATTGTACATTTCATGATGCGGGGGGTAAGAGGCTCATTATACTCATAGGCCGGCACGCTGAACGGGCAGGCAATCATGCAGTATCGGCAGCCCACGCACAATGATTCGTCATAGGTCACTGCGCCGGTTTCCTCTTTTTTAATCGCCTTGACAAAGCAGGCCGATGCACAGGCGGGTTCCAGGCAGTGGTTGCACTGGGTTTTGACATAAACCGGCGATTCCTGGCCGGCCGGCTGGAACCGGTTGACCACCGTGTAACGCGCTTCCGACAATTGCTGCGGCTGTTTGAGGACGTCCAGGTCATCAAAGGGCTTGGCCGGGGCGGGCAGGTCGTTGACCTCGTTGCATGCGGCCTCGCATTTCCGGCACCCGATGCAGCGGGTAATGTCGTGGAGGACCCCGGCGCTGTCCGGAAAACCTGCAAAATGGGTCTTGACCGCGGTTTTCCCCTCGCCGGGGAAAACCGCGGTCCCGGCGGCACCGGCGGCCATCCAGCCTAAAAGTTGTCTGCGGGTGATGCCCATGTCTTCACCTTGTCTTGAATTATCCGGAATTGGCTTTTAGGGTTTTATCGCTTTTTTTGTGGCATTCCGTACAATCGGTTGCCGCGGGCTTCTCAATTTCCATCTGCTGATGGCAGCCGATGCAC comes from the Desulfobacterales bacterium genome and includes:
- a CDS encoding 4Fe-4S dicluster domain-containing protein, translated to MGITRRQLLGWMAAGAAGTAVFPGEGKTAVKTHFAGFPDSAGVLHDITRCIGCRKCEAACNEVNDLPAPAKPFDDLDVLKQPQQLSEARYTVVNRFQPAGQESPVYVKTQCNHCLEPACASACFVKAIKKEETGAVTYDESLCVGCRYCMIACPFSVPAYEYNEPLTPRIMKCTMCHPLIKKGELPGCVAICPKEALTFGSREELIKIARQRIYKHPGRYIHHIYGEQEMGGTSWLYLAGNPFSALSMRTDLGMGPAPALTSGALAVVPLIVGVGVLFLTGLYAITKRKEKIAEEERLEAVNQTRSELEELMQQKLAEQKKAAEKEKEAAVKREVERAVAEAAKPTESEATDDSASAKEEHGNA